The Lactiplantibacillus paraplantarum genomic sequence CCGTTAATGGTCGCCCTCACCATTCATCACCAGCCTGATTGTCTAAGGCCTTATGTGATATAACCGGTTGTTATTGAAGTCGCACCGGTAAACGTGTCCCCTTAATATTTATACTCTAGCTTGTCCCCTAGAATGGTCCGCGAGAAGCAATTGAATGTCAAGACTTGCAATTTTAGAGTCTAGACCGTACAATTAATACATGGTTATTTGTGTTTCCCGCGAAGTAGAAGGTCGCGGGGCTTCTTTTGTATATTCAGTTATTTTAGGTCTGGCTTAATTGCTAGGCCTTTTTTAATACAAGGATATTGTAGCTCCTTATTAGGCGAGTGTCAACACTTTTTTAATTTAGTCTACAAATCTACATATCTATTTATCTACATGTATTTATGTATACTCGTATACAAATAGATAATAGTAAATAGAATGTATTTATTGCTGTTTAAACAAGCTTTTATGGTAGCTAAACTATCTACATATCTACATATCTACATGTACTCTTGTATTTTAGTCTACATATGTTTTTGTATATTTGTATATTTATCTACATGTAGACGTTTGATAATCTGTGCTATATGAATTATAATAGTGAGATTAAGGGGGCTAGCAGAATGGTAAAAGTTATTACGTTTGGAAATTTCAAAGGTGGAACTGGAAAAACAACTAACAGCTGCATGATTTCATACAGACTAGCTAAACAAGGATACAAGGTACTACTAGCAGATTTAGACCCGCAGGCTAATGCAACCGCATTATATCTAAAGACTAAACAAGTTCAAAATAATGAGGTTGTTAAATTTGATAATACTTTAATGAATGCAATCAGCAATGATGATATAAGTACTATTGTTACTAAGATTCGTGACAATCTTTATTTGTTGCCCAGTTTTGCAGACTTTACATCATATCCAATTTTCTTAGAAAAGAAGTACCCGAACACAGATGACCAATATAAGCGAGCTAAACACTTTTCAAATTTGCTAGATAAAATTAAAGATGACTACGATTACATTATCATTGATACGCCACCGACTGTTAGTGTATACACTGACTCAGCGTTAATGGCCTCAGACAGCGTTATAATTGTGCTTCAAACTCAAGAACGGTCGTATGTAGGTGCTGAGGCCTTTATATCTTACCTGCAAGAGCTTGTCTCTAATTATGACGCAGATTTCAACATTGCAGGAATACTACCGGTTCTGCTAAAGAACAACAGCCAGGTTGATCAGTCGATACTAGAACAAGCCGAGGCTGAGTTTGACAAAGATAATATTTTTAAAAATGTTGTTAAAAATATGGAACGGCTAAAACGTTATGACATTATTGGCATTGTTGATCCAGATTTAAAAACACAAAAACATGATATGCATGATATGCGAGTAGATGCGCTATATAAGAAAATTACAAATGAATTTGTTGAAAGGGTTGGTAAAGATGAGTAAAGACCTGCTCAAGAAAAGCCTTAACTCAGATGTTACTCAAGTTCCGAAACCTAGCAATATATTTTCGCGGGACATGAAAGTGAAAGCAAACACTAAAAAGTCTAAGCCTAAAACTACTACAATTAGATGCTCAGTTGAGACAGCCGATATGGTAAATGCATTATCCGCAGTGCTTAATTTTAAAAGTGTGGATGAGATGCTTGAACACACAATTAATAGCACACTAGAAGGTTTAACAAATGAGGAACGTGCTGAATATCGAACGGTGAAGAAGATATATACTAGCAGACGCTCAAAATAACTAGCAATAATCACAATTTAGATGGAATCGTTATACTATTAATAGTAGAGAGATAAATAGGAGGCTAACGCATGAATGAAGAAGATAAAAAGAAAGAAGAACAACAAAGGTTGGCCGATAAAAAGTTTGAAGACTTCATCCAAGGAATTTACGATACTAACAAGGAGCCTTCTAATGAGGACTGGCTAGATAATGTTGCCAGTGCAATGGTCCCTAATGAGGCCGATAAAGAGAAGAGATAATGAAAAATGTTCGGAAGTTTATTACAATTATTAGGACTATCAAGATGGTATCATCACGAACAACACGCTGATAGGTCGAATGCTCGTAAAGCTAGTGGTCAGTCAGCCTTCTCATACGATGACCTCAAAGGATTACGCAAGTTGGCATTCTGGCTGTTTGTATTCAGTTTGTTCTTAAATTGGGGCATGTTCGGCGCTATTATGCTGATTGCATGGCTGGCAATGTGGGCAATAAGTATAATCTTTTAGTTTTGCTATAAATTAAAAGCTATCTCAAATTACTGAGGTAGCTTTTTTATGGTTGCTATAATTATTGCATTGGGTCTCCCGGTGCATGAATTTTACCTGTAGAACTAACTCCCCAAGAAAGTCCGTCATCGTTGACAAAGCTCCAGTTACCGTTCTCTCCTTTGATGGTCTCAAGCTCGTCTAACGAATACCCTCCAAAACTATCAACATTATCAGAATCCGCCCAATTCTTTAAGACTTGCCTAGCCTGGGATTCAGTTAAGGCTGTAGAACTAGTTGTAGACTGAGTAGAAGAAGACTCTGATGAACTAGAGTTTTCGACTGATGAACTACTTTCAGAGGAATCTGTGTCATCATTAGTAGAGTTTGCCGTTGTGTCCTTATTTTTAGTAATTAATTTTTGTTCAGTCGAATTATTTGAACTGGCAATGTTATGTGTAAATTTAGTATAGGCCAACTTATTGTCAGAGTTCAGGTACTCAATGTAGCCCTCACCTAAAGTACCTTGTTCGGGCATCTTTTGAAATAGCTGGTTGATGCTCTTTGTCTCACCGGCCTTGATTGTTAGAGTGCCTGTTTTATCAGATATAATTTTATTTGATGGC encodes the following:
- a CDS encoding ParA family protein, whose product is MVKVITFGNFKGGTGKTTNSCMISYRLAKQGYKVLLADLDPQANATALYLKTKQVQNNEVVKFDNTLMNAISNDDISTIVTKIRDNLYLLPSFADFTSYPIFLEKKYPNTDDQYKRAKHFSNLLDKIKDDYDYIIIDTPPTVSVYTDSALMASDSVIIVLQTQERSYVGAEAFISYLQELVSNYDADFNIAGILPVLLKNNSQVDQSILEQAEAEFDKDNIFKNVVKNMERLKRYDIIGIVDPDLKTQKHDMHDMRVDALYKKITNEFVERVGKDE